Sequence from the Candidatus Accumulibacter similis genome:
TCGATCCCTGCATGTCGCGCGCCTTCGCTTACGAGGAACTGCCGGTAGCCCATCAACTGATGCACGACAACAAACATCCGCACGGCAACATGTCGGTACTGATCGGGGCCACCGGCTTCGGTCTCGGCGTCAGCGGCAAGGCGCCGGTGACGATCGTTCATCCGACCCTGCCCAAGGGCGACGTCCATACGACGCCGGCCCCATACCCGATGTCGGTTCCGCTGCCGAGCATCGCCGAAGGCGAACCGATCACGATCGCCGACGATGGCACCCGCGTGCGCGACCTGATGCATCGCGGCATCATCTCCTGCACCCCGGACGACAATGTCGGCACGGTCGCCAAGATCATGGTGGACAAGGAGATCCACGCGGTCGTCGTGATGGACGCCGACGGCAGGGCGGTCGGTGTCGTGTCGCAGACCGACATGGTGCTGGCGCGGCAGGGCCGGACTCCGGAGCAGGCTCGGACGATGCTGGCCCGGGAGGTCATGACTCCCGGCTGCGCAACCTGCGATGCGGACATGCTGCTGAGCGACGCCGTCAGCCTGCTGACGGCGCGCCGCATGCATCGCTTGGTGGTCACCGAGAACGAGCAGCCGGTCGGCGTCATCTCGATGACCGACGTCGTGCGCAAGATCATCGGCGAATGAGTTCCGCTTGCGCGAGTTGATCCGCTGTCGTGCCTTCCCCTCCCTTTTCCGGGGAGGGGAATGAGCACGAATTGCCACGACGTTCTTCGGATCGCTTCCCTGCCGTCGCAGCAGGGAAGCGAGACTTCTTCTCGACCGCCTGAACCACAGCCATGAAAGCCATCGTCTGCCGTGCGCTCACCGGGCCCGATTCGTTGTGTCTCGAGGACGTCGCCGAGCCTCGTCCCGGTCCTGGCCAGGTGCGCATTCGCGTCCGCGCCTGTGGGGTCAATTTTGCCGACAGCCTGATCACCCGTGGCCAGTACCAGAAGCAACCGCAGCCGCCGTTCAGCCCGGGTTTTGAGGCTGCCGGCGAGGTTCTCGAACTCGGTGCCGACGTGCAGGGCCTTGCCGTCGGCGATCGGGTGATTGCCCTGACTCCGCACGGGGGCTACGCCGAGCAGCTGGTCGCCGAGGCGACCCGCTGTGTCGCGATGCCGGCAGAGATGTCGTGGGAGGACGGAGCCGCGTTTCCGGTAGTCTTCGGAACCTCGCATGTTGCGTTGTGGCATCGGGCGCGCCTGCGCGCCGGAGAGACGTTGGTCGTGCATGGCGCGGCCGGCGGCGTCGGCCTGACTGCCGTCGTCATCGGCAAGCTGTTGCAGGCCAGGGTCATTGCCACCGCCAACGGGCAGGCGAAGCTGCAGGTGGCGCGTGCAAACGGTGCCGATCACCTGATTGACACCAGCGTGGAAGATGTCCGTCTGCGGATCAAGGAACTCACCGGCGGCCACGGTGCCGACGTCGTCTACGATCCGGTCGGCGGCGACTTGTTCACCGCTTCGCTGCGCAGCATGGCCTTTGAAGGCCGGATCCTGGTGATTGGTTTCGCAGGTGGCGGCGTCCCGCAGATCCCCGCCAATCACCTGCTCGTCAAGAACGTTGACGTGATCGGCGTCAACTGGCCCGCTTACGCCGAAATGCATCCGCAGGTGATGAGCGCGAGCTTCCGGAGGCTGCTGCAGTGGGTGGTCGACGGCGCGATCAAGCCGCATGTTTCTGCGACCTATCCACTCGCACGGGCGGTCGAGGCGCTGAATCAGGTGCTGAGCCGCAAGTCGACGGGTAAGGTCTTGATTGTGATGAACTAGCAATGGCAGGATGCGTCCATCGGCGGTCACGCGGTGGCGGCTGTAGCCTGCCCACCGAGGTATCCGTCGCGAGAATGCTTTGCTTCCCGCGGTCGTGTTCGTCGTCCTGGGGCGAGACCAGGCGCACGGCAGGACCTGCCGGATGATCCGACTGGCGCTGGCAATCGCGAGCGCCTTTTTCCAGGGCGCGGCCAATGCCGCGCCGACGTTCAACAGAAAGGACTGTCATGAATCCACAAAACGGTTACGACATTGAAGATTTGTCGGTCGGAATGAGTGCGGAAACCGCCAAGACCATCACGGATGCCGACCTCGTGCTCTTCGCGGGCGTGTCGACGGACGTCAATGCGGTTCATATGGACGAAGAGTTCGGTCGCACGACGATGTTCGGTGGCCGCATCGCACACGGCATGTTGTCGGCCAGCCTGATCTCGGCGGTGTTGGGAAATCGCCTGCCCGGACCGGGAACGATCTACATGAATCAGTCGCTGCGCTTTCGCGCTCCGGTTCGTCCCGGCGACACGGTTCGCGCCAGGGTGACCGTCAAGGAAGTGATTGCCGAAAAGGGCCGGGTCGTCCTCGATACCGTTTGCACCGTTGGTGACAAGGTGGTCATCGACGGTGAAGCGACGCTGATGCCCACCTCGCGCAAGAAGCGCGAGGCCGCTGGGAAGTAGGATGGCCGACCTCGGTACCGACTTCAGTGCCTGGGTCGGTCGTCAGGAAAGCACTGACGACGATCTCGCGCTGGCGGCCGCGCTGACAGCCGCGGCGACGCTCGACGACAGTTCGACGAGCATCGCTGGCGGCCGAGCGCTGCCGCCGCTCTGGCACTGGTTCTACTTCCTGCCGCGAGTGCCGCAGGCGAGCCTCGGCGTCGACGGGCATCCGCAGCGCGGTGGCTTCATGCCGCCGATTCCCTTCCCGCGACGGATGTTCGCCGGCGCCCGGCTGCGCTTTCACGCGCCGTTGCTGATCGGCCAGCCGGCGCGGCGCGTCGCCACCATTCGCGATGTCCGGTTGAAGAGCGGACGTTCCGGCTCCCTCGCCTTCGTCTCGCTGCATCATGGATATTATCAGGACGATCGCCTCTGCATCGACGAAGAACAGGACATCGTCTACCGCGAACCCGGTCCGGCGCTGCCTGCACCGCCCGTTCTCGACTGGCCGCCGTTGCCGGCGGCCGCCAGCGCGCGTGTCGTCACGCCCGATCCGCGACTGCTCTTCCGCTTCTCGGCGCTGACCTTCAACGCGCACCGGATTCATTACGATCGCCCGTACGCGATCGACGAGGAAGGCTATCCCGGCCTCGTCGTGCATGGCCCGCTGACTGCGGTGCTGCTGATGGAACTGCTGCGGCGGCAGGTGACACGGCCGGTGAAGGAGTACAGTTTTCGCGGTCTGGCACCGCTCTTCGACCTGGCGCCCTTCCGGCTGGTGTGCACCCCGGAGGAGGGCGGCTATGCGCTTGCGGCACAGGGACCCGACGGCACGCTGGCGATGAGCGCCAGGGCAGAGCTTGCCGAGGCGGCCCGCTAGTCGAAACCAGCGGCGGCGACGCCATGGCCATAACCGTCGACGGCGGACTGTGGTCGGCCAGTGGTCAAGGCCATCATGAGCAGGGTTGCTGCCGCAGATCCTGGCCGTTAGCGGAGGCTTTCGACGAGATGATAGATGCGTGTCGCCTGGTCGCGTGGCCAAGGTGTGCTCGGGTCGGTATCGAGTTCACGCGCACGCCTGCAGGCATCCGCGAGGCGCGGGGTGGTTACGAGCGCAGCCACGTCGAAATCGCTCTTGGTACGAAATCCCGGCCATTCGCGGGCCAAAGAGCGATAACAGTCATGCCGGTCGGCGAACGGGCGGTTCGGCAAGACATGCAACCACAGCCAGAGCTCGAAACACGGATTGCTCAGTGCTAGGTGGTAGCGGTTTTTTTGCTTGCCGATTAGCGCCCAAGCGGCGGCGAGTTCGCCCTCACTCCAAGTGTCGCGATCGACGACCGCCCAATATTCGGTGTCTGGACCGGGCTGGCA
This genomic interval carries:
- a CDS encoding NADPH:quinone oxidoreductase family protein, which produces MKAIVCRALTGPDSLCLEDVAEPRPGPGQVRIRVRACGVNFADSLITRGQYQKQPQPPFSPGFEAAGEVLELGADVQGLAVGDRVIALTPHGGYAEQLVAEATRCVAMPAEMSWEDGAAFPVVFGTSHVALWHRARLRAGETLVVHGAAGGVGLTAVVIGKLLQARVIATANGQAKLQVARANGADHLIDTSVEDVRLRIKELTGGHGADVVYDPVGGDLFTASLRSMAFEGRILVIGFAGGGVPQIPANHLLVKNVDVIGVNWPAYAEMHPQVMSASFRRLLQWVVDGAIKPHVSATYPLARAVEALNQVLSRKSTGKVLIVMN
- a CDS encoding MaoC family dehydratase, producing MNPQNGYDIEDLSVGMSAETAKTITDADLVLFAGVSTDVNAVHMDEEFGRTTMFGGRIAHGMLSASLISAVLGNRLPGPGTIYMNQSLRFRAPVRPGDTVRARVTVKEVIAEKGRVVLDTVCTVGDKVVIDGEATLMPTSRKKREAAGK
- a CDS encoding acyl-CoA dehydrogenase, whose amino-acid sequence is MADLGTDFSAWVGRQESTDDDLALAAALTAAATLDDSSTSIAGGRALPPLWHWFYFLPRVPQASLGVDGHPQRGGFMPPIPFPRRMFAGARLRFHAPLLIGQPARRVATIRDVRLKSGRSGSLAFVSLHHGYYQDDRLCIDEEQDIVYREPGPALPAPPVLDWPPLPAAASARVVTPDPRLLFRFSALTFNAHRIHYDRPYAIDEEGYPGLVVHGPLTAVLLMELLRRQVTRPVKEYSFRGLAPLFDLAPFRLVCTPEEGGYALAAQGPDGTLAMSARAELAEAAR
- a CDS encoding RloB domain-containing protein; amino-acid sequence: MISRRSAFKKTKRLFVIAAEGDATEPSYFAAFHPGRHGTFRLKVLDNPRHKTSPLKVVERLTDYERLCQPGPDTEYWAVVDRDTWSEGELAAAWALIGKQKNRYHLALSNPCFELWLWLHVLPNRPFADRHDCYRSLAREWPGFRTKSDFDVAALVTTPRLADACRRARELDTDPSTPWPRDQATRIYHLVESLR